The genomic window GAAACGACAGTCTGTACTACTTCTCGTCGTCCATCAGGATACTCGCGAATCAATTCGTCGGGATTCACATCATTTTCATAAAAAATAACGTGTCCTGCTTTCAATTGCTCATCCGCAGTAGATTCGTCACCGTTGAACTCGGTTTCAATCCAGCGTTCGAACTTATCGAAATACTTTTGCTGTTCCTGCATTGGCAGGTCATTTACATTCTGCATAGCTCACCCATTCCTTGGATTAACTTACTATTCAGAGATCTTTTTTTGACTTGTACTTTCCTGCACAGATCCTCTCTGTGAAATCAGATAACCAGCATACGTCATATACACAGCTAAACTGAAAACGATCAGAACAATACCTGCAATTACTTCATACATTGAAATAATTTTGGGAAATGACGAGATAGGAATAATATCACCATATCCAAGAGTAGTTATTGTTACCACACTATAATAAAGAGAATATAGAACTCCAAGAGCAGATTTTAATTCATGCCAAGCTGCTGCTGGAAGTATTGAATATAACACTGCGAAGTTCATTATTAACTCAGAAAAACTAAGTAATGCAAAATCTACACGAGCCTTCAACCCTATCTCATTTCTTGGTGTCTTAATGTTCCCGATTCACCTAACAACCCCTATAATCTTTTGCAATAAATTTCAGCGCACTACATCGCATAGAATTGCATTAAAGCTAGACGCACTTCTTTTCCTCCTCATCATAATTCATCCAATAACAACTCACAATATTGCATCTTTTCATAAATTAGATTTTCCGATATTTTCACCACTCACGCCACAATCTAATTTATCGAAAGGTACTTTTCTCATGCAGCCGACACTCGAGCAGATTACCCGTTATTTTCGCACGTCCCTTGACGAAGAACTTATTTCCTTTGGTTCATATCAAGACAGCCGCGCCGTGCTGTTAAATGCAGAAGAACTACAACAAGGCAGAATTACATCCAAAGAAGTTCTACGCTTATCCCCTAAAAAGTATAAGCACCTTAAAAATTTTCAAATTGTCATTGCACCTATGTGTTTCCAGAGACTCACTACCCAGAAGGGAACCGCCATTTCTCCAGAAAAAATTATTCCTCTCATGGCACCATGCTCATTTAACACAGAGTCACAACGACTTTCCGCCATTAAAAATCAGCACCCATGGTTCAATCGTGAGAACTTACTTCCCCTTGCGAACAAAGATGCTTTTACTCTGGGACATGTCGATGATGCTCGCGCAATCCTTGCTGAAAACAGGCAAGAATTCCATGCTCTTGATTGGGCAGCCTATTTTAATTATCTGACAGAAGCCATTCAAAGACTATGTCCTGTCGACAATGAAGGTTTAGTCACGCTCAACGGAGTCCAGTACATTGCTTCCCATAAACCGGTCGCATTCCGATATGAGAGCAACAACTTCATCACACTGCAGATACGGAAAGCTTACGACAGGCTCAAGGAAAAGGATACGCCCCCTCTGTTTAACAAGCTGGTTTCAGGTTCAGAAGAAGTCAGAGAGACACTCAAAATGGAAGATGAAGCAGCAAATGCATCTCAATTCCATACTGCTCAAATGAGTAACAGCTTCGGGCTAGGTGTTTCCCAACGGCAAACAATGCACCATTACTTTGCATGCGATGAAGACGAAATCCTTGCTGTCAACGGCCCTCCCGGGACAGGAAAAACAACTCTACTCCAAAGCGCCATTGCTTCAGAATGGGTCAATGCTATTATTGATAGTCCATGTGGCGAAACGACTCCTCCTATAATCGTTGCGACGTCATCTAATAATCAGGCAGTAACAAACGTTATTCGAGATTTCGCAACCATTCTTAAACCTGAAAGCTCCAACATTCTCGAACGTCGTTGGCTTCCTGGTAAAATAAATAGTCTGGGTACGTACTACCTATCTTCATCAAAAGCTGGACAGACCAGTGACTACCTTACGGCCTGTCATGAATGGAATGGCTCTTATAGTGCCCTTGAAGGCTTCTTTTCCAAATTGGAATCTGAGAAATATACCGCAGAAGCATATCAAGCTATTCTTGAAAACTATGAAGAGTTCACAGGCAATCAATGCGATTCCGGCTCACGTCTTGAAAATTTACGTGCCATTCAAAAAGATTTACGGAATCGCATTATTTCTCAGAAGGATGCTGTAGGCACTGACGTATCCAATTGGATGGCTGGATATATCGCGGTACAGAAAAGTGAGGAACTAGCCACTGCTCTTGCAAATTTTGAATCGAATCTAACTGCATGTGAAGCAATGCAGAAGGATTCGTTTACTAAATTCACCGAGCATGAAAAAAGACATTTTGAACACAAGCAAATTGTTCAAGATGCTTTAGCTGCAAACAAAAATGAACCATTCTGGTTCGGGTTAGCGAAATTCTTACCGTTTTTCAAAAGTAAACGTGAAGTATATGCCACTGAGTTTATCCTTCGCCATGACTTAGACATCACTTCTACTCCCAAGGACATTAAACGCATCTGCGATCGGTTGATAGCTAAACTCACAAATCTTGCAAACGAAAAAAAAACTGCTCAACAGATTTTAGATGCTGCCAATAGTGAGTTACAGAAAATAACGGCACAGCATGTCCAAAATGAACAGCGCTTAACCGAGTTGAGCAATATCATCAACGAAACACATGCCTGTTTTGATAAGATTGCTTTGTCACAAAAGTTTGCAAAGGATGACTTGTACACCCTTCTCTCTCATGCTGACACAAACAATCGATATACAGCTTTCCTGCTTGCTGTTCATTATTACGAGGCACTTTGGCTGGAGCAAACAATTACTGACCTTGAAAGTACACATGCTCGCAAACTGAATGCCACAGAACAATTACGCCGTATTTCAATGCTCACACCTTGCATCGTTTCCACCTTGTTTATGACACCGAAGCTCATGTCACAGAGTGGCAAACCTATCTTCAGGGGCATTGACCTTCTTATCTTCGATGAAGCCGGCCAGGCTTCTATCGACAAAGCAGCCATCGTTTTTGCGCTGGCAAAAAAAGCATTAGTTGTTGGCGATGTACATCAAATTGAGCCTGTCGTCTCTCTTTCAGAAGATGCTGATCTTGGCAATATTGAACGCTTTGGACTAATGGCGAATGACGAAACGCTTGATCATCTCACCATCTCTAAAAGCAATGCAATGCTGCTAGCACAACGGGCAACCCCGTTCCAATTAACAATTAATGACATTCCTGCCAAAGAAAGGGGGATGCACCTTTTAGAGCATCGTCGCTGTCCAAAAACAGTCATCAATTACTGCAAAGAATTAACATACCCGAATTTGGAAGTACTTACTCAAGAGCGCCCTGCTGACTCTTTTTTGTATCCTCAATTAGGTTACGCGAACATTCCATCTTTCAGTGAAAAACGAAATGGGAGTCGCTACAATACATATGAAGCAGCAAACATCGCACAATGGCTTGCAGATAACCGACAGAAGATTCTTACTCATTACGGTGTTTCAAATCTTGCAAAGATTATTGCCATCGTAACTCCATTTAAGCTTCAGTCATCTGAGATCAAGCAACACCTCAAGAGCAAACTGCCTGAAGCCGACGCACGAGCTATCGTCGTAGGAACTGTCCATAAAATGCAAGGTGCAGAAAAGAAGATTATCCTATTCTCTCCTGTTTACGGGTTGAACGACAATGCCCTCTCGTTTGTGGACCGGAAGCTTAACATGCTCAATGTTGCAGTTTCACGCGCAAAAGATTCATTTATTGTTTTCGGTAACATGGAACTATTCAATCCGGAATCATCCAAGCCTTCAGGCATTCTTGCCAAACACCTCCGCTTCGAGTCCGGAGAAAACGCACTAAAAGATTTCAAATTGATTGAACGTAATCTGCCGGCAGTTATTGAACACCTCAGCTCACTGGATGATCACCGACGAGTGCTAAAGCAATGCTTCGAGCAAGCTCGCGAAGAGCTGACCATTGTATCACCATACATCACACAAAAGGCTCTTCAGGCAGATATGATTTGTGAAGCTATAGCCACTACAAAATCTCGTGGCGTTCCGGTTAAAATTTATACCGACATCAAATGCATTCAGCAGGTGAACAACTACAATCAACAAGCTGTCACACAGATAACTGAGGCATTACGAGCAAGTGGCGCTACCGTCGTATTCACTTCTAGACTGCACAACAAAACCATCAAGGTGGATAACCACACTATTGTGGAAGGCTCCTTCAACTGGCTTTCGGCCAACAGAGGACAATATGCAAACCTTGAACATTCAATTTTGTACCGAGGAAAAGAAATTCGAGAGTTCGTTCAGAAGATTGAGGCGAGTTTATCCATGCTCAAGACACAGCGATAATTAGCTCTCTAGCTCTACTCTTATACTTTCTCATCATTCAAATTCAAGCAAAGGACTCGCCCATGACTACTCATACAGATAAACAAGAACTCTGGAACGACTTCCTCACCCGTTGGCCCAAAGAAAAAATTGAACACATGGAATATCATGAATATTCCAGCAAAGGCTCACACGATACTTTCTGCTATTGGCTAGAATTTAAAACACAACAGCTCGGCAATATCTCTGGCTCAACAGCTTTTAAATTTGGTGTGTACTCCCGCTCTAAAGATGCAGAAATATCGAAACGAACTCACTTGATGTATTCAGAAACTGACGCTTGGCAAAGACGCTTTGGTACAAGTGCAGAAGAGGCATTCCTACACGTAAGAGGGCTCATTCTGGAAATCATTAAACATGCGCAAGAAGGTAATTTAGAAGCTATTCAAAAGAGTCCGCTCAGTTCGATGGTAAAATGGAAAATTGCTTTTCTATACCAGAATCAGGATTTTCTCTGCATCAGCAACATTTTTACTCCTGCCGCTCTTCAGCTTTACACTGGTGAAAAAAGTAGCGAAATGTCCAAGCTAAACAAAAAGCTTTTTAAATCGTTAGAAGAGCCTTCCACCTCCAATCTTTTTGAACTTGGCGATAAAATTCTTGCACATGCTGCAAAGCATAAAGAAGAAATCTCTGAAACGGGCTACTTACTGCCTCAATCAAAAAACATCATTCTTTATGGCCCTCCGGGTACCGGCAAAACCCATGCATTAATCAATGGCACGGTTGAAGGATTAGAATTCGTTGCTGATCTTCCAGATTCGCAAGTACGTTCTGTGACGTTCCACCCTTCTTATGGATATGAAGATTTTGTTGAGGGTATTCAGCCTGTATTAACTGAGGATGA from Halodesulfovibrio sp. includes these protein-coding regions:
- a CDS encoding potassium channel family protein, translated to MKARVDFALLSFSELIMNFAVLYSILPAAAWHELKSALGVLYSLYYSVVTITTLGYGDIIPISSFPKIISMYEVIAGIVLIVFSLAVYMTYAGYLISQRGSVQESTSQKKISE
- a CDS encoding AAA domain-containing protein; amino-acid sequence: MQPTLEQITRYFRTSLDEELISFGSYQDSRAVLLNAEELQQGRITSKEVLRLSPKKYKHLKNFQIVIAPMCFQRLTTQKGTAISPEKIIPLMAPCSFNTESQRLSAIKNQHPWFNRENLLPLANKDAFTLGHVDDARAILAENRQEFHALDWAAYFNYLTEAIQRLCPVDNEGLVTLNGVQYIASHKPVAFRYESNNFITLQIRKAYDRLKEKDTPPLFNKLVSGSEEVRETLKMEDEAANASQFHTAQMSNSFGLGVSQRQTMHHYFACDEDEILAVNGPPGTGKTTLLQSAIASEWVNAIIDSPCGETTPPIIVATSSNNQAVTNVIRDFATILKPESSNILERRWLPGKINSLGTYYLSSSKAGQTSDYLTACHEWNGSYSALEGFFSKLESEKYTAEAYQAILENYEEFTGNQCDSGSRLENLRAIQKDLRNRIISQKDAVGTDVSNWMAGYIAVQKSEELATALANFESNLTACEAMQKDSFTKFTEHEKRHFEHKQIVQDALAANKNEPFWFGLAKFLPFFKSKREVYATEFILRHDLDITSTPKDIKRICDRLIAKLTNLANEKKTAQQILDAANSELQKITAQHVQNEQRLTELSNIINETHACFDKIALSQKFAKDDLYTLLSHADTNNRYTAFLLAVHYYEALWLEQTITDLESTHARKLNATEQLRRISMLTPCIVSTLFMTPKLMSQSGKPIFRGIDLLIFDEAGQASIDKAAIVFALAKKALVVGDVHQIEPVVSLSEDADLGNIERFGLMANDETLDHLTISKSNAMLLAQRATPFQLTINDIPAKERGMHLLEHRRCPKTVINYCKELTYPNLEVLTQERPADSFLYPQLGYANIPSFSEKRNGSRYNTYEAANIAQWLADNRQKILTHYGVSNLAKIIAIVTPFKLQSSEIKQHLKSKLPEADARAIVVGTVHKMQGAEKKIILFSPVYGLNDNALSFVDRKLNMLNVAVSRAKDSFIVFGNMELFNPESSKPSGILAKHLRFESGENALKDFKLIERNLPAVIEHLSSLDDHRRVLKQCFEQAREELTIVSPYITQKALQADMICEAIATTKSRGVPVKIYTDIKCIQQVNNYNQQAVTQITEALRASGATVVFTSRLHNKTIKVDNHTIVEGSFNWLSANRGQYANLEHSILYRGKEIREFVQKIEASLSMLKTQR